CCAGCATCGTCAGGCCGCCCAGCAGCCCCACGGCACCGACGGGACCCAAGTTGAAGCGGGTGTGCACCAGGCTGAAGACCAGAGCCTGGCCCCACAAGGCAGGGCTGGTGCCCAGATGCAGTTCCAGTTCCCCCCAGAGCCAGCCGCGGAACAGCAACTCCTCGGCGAATCCCACACCGAGTAACAGGGCCATCGCATTGAGCAGTTGGGGTGCGCTGAGTGATCCGTGCCAGAACGCCTGACCGCTGGTCAGAAGGACAACGGTCACCAGGGCCAGCAGCAGGCCTGCCTTGAGCAGCCCCCGCAGGAAAGCCTGCGCAACCAAGGCGGGGACCGCCGTGACCCCGAGCCGGCGCCACGGCCTTCTCTCTGCCCAGACCCGCTGGATCCGCAGGGGCAGGCTGACCAGCAACAGCAGCAGCGCCAGTGCTGTTCCGACCAGATCCAACCGATCGCGAGGGATCGCTGGTGTCAGCAGCCCCAGCGGCTGCACCAACAGCCAGCCCAACCCGTAAAGCACCGGCACGTAAAGCAGGGTGCCAATCCAGCGGGGGCGCACTCAGGCCTCCGGTTCGATCGTGCTGGTGAGGCCCTTGGCCTTGAGGGTTTCGCTGTAGAACTCCGCCGGCTCCAGATCGCAGACGATCACCAGTCCCACGCCGGTGTTATGGGCTTCCAGCATCACGGCGATGGCATCCTGCTCGCTCAGGGAGGGCACCACCTGGCGCAGGGTGTTGACCACGTATTCCATGCTGTTCACGGGATCGTTGTGAAGCAGCACCTTGTAGCGGGGCGAGGTCTTGCGCACCCGCTCCGGCGCCTTCTCGATCACGGCGGCGCCCCCCGGGGATCGGGTGGGGGTTTCGGTCGCCGCCGGGTTGGTCATGGGCATGGCCGCTCCGGTCCACATAGGAGACAACTCTAAAGAGCCCGAATCCGGCGCATCGCCTCGTCGACGTTGGCGCGGGAGTTGAACGCCGACAGGCGGAAATAGCCCTCCCCGGCGGCCCCGAAACCGCTGCCGGGGGTGCCCACCACGTGGGCCTTGCCGAGCAGGTGGTCGAAGAAGCCCCAGGAATCCAGTCCGTCGGGGGTCTTGATCCACACGTAGGGGGCCTGCTCGCCGCCGTAAACCTGCAGCCCGGCGGCCGCCAGTTCGCGGCGGATGATGGCCGCGTTCTCCATGTAGAAGCTCACCAGGGCCCGCACCTGCTCCTGGCCTTCCGGGGAGTACACCGCCTCGGCCCCCCGCTGCACGATGTAGCTCACCCCGTTGAACTTGGTGCTCTGGCGCCGGTTCCAGAGCCCCCACAGCTCCACCGGTTCGCCGGTCGCCGATCGGCCGGTGAGCCCCCGGGGCACCACGGTGAAGGCGCAGCGGGTGCCGGTGAAGCCGGCGTTCTTGGAGAAGGAACGGAACTCGATCGCGCAGCGTCGCGCCCCTTCGATCTCGTAGATGGAGTGGGGCAGCTCGGGATCGGTGATGAACGCCTCGTAGGCGGCGTCAAACAGGATCAGGGCGTCGTGGGCCAGGGCGTAGTCCACCCATTGCTTCAGCTGCTCCCGGGTGGCAACGGCGCCGGTGGGGTTGTTGGGGAAGCAGAGGTAGATCAGGTCGACCGGCTGCTCCGGCAGGGGGGCGACAAAACCGTTGGCGGCGGTGATCGGCAGGTAGGTGAGTCCCCCGTAGCGTCCGCCGTCGTCGGACTCGCCGGTGCGGCCCGCCATCACGTTGCTGTCCACGTACACCGGGTAGACCGGATCGGTGACGGCGATGCGGTTGCCGGCCCCGAGGATGTCGAGGATGTTGCTGCTGTCGCACTTGGAGCCGTCGGAGACGAAGATCTCCTCGGCGCTCACCTCGCAGCCGCGGGACTGGAAGTCGTGGCGGGCGATGGCCTCCCGCAACCAGGCGTAGCCCTGCTCGGGTCCGTAGCCGTGGAAGCCCTCCCGGGTGCCCATGGACTCGATGGCCTGCTTCATCGCCTCGCGGCAGGCTGCCGGCAGGGGTTCGGTGACGTCGCCGATGCCCAGGCGGATCACGGGAGCCTCGGGATGGGCCGCGCTGAAGGCCTTGACGCGTCGGGCGATCTCGGGGAACAGATAGCCCGCCTTGAGCTTGAGATAGCTGTCGTTGACCTGAACCATGGGAGGGAAGCGGAAGGCGGGGCGGCTGGGCGTGGCGGCATCTTCCTATGGCGCGGTGCGGCCTGCCTACCATCGGTCTCCAGCCCGCAGGCCATGGCCTTGACCGTTGCGCCGATCGACTTCGCCGCGCTGGTGGACAGCAGCATCTCCCGCCCGGCCCGCTATCTGGGCAACGAGCGGGGGGTGGAGCCCCGGGACTGGTCGGCCGCTCGGGTGCGCTGGGCCCTCACCTATCCGGAGGTCTACGAGGTCGGCGCCAGCAACCTGGGCCACGTGCTGCTCTATTCCATCCTCAACGCCGTCCCCGGCCAGCTCTGCGACCGCGCCTACCTGCCGGCGCCCGATCTGGCGGTCCGGCTGCGGGAGCGGAACGCGCCCCTGTTCGCGGTGGAAAGCCACCGCCCCCTGGCCGCCTTCGACATCCTCGGCTTCAGCCTTAGCTACGAGCTGGGCGGCACCAACATCCTCGAGATGCTGGATCTGGCCGGCATCCCGATCCGTGCCGCCGACCGGGGCGACCTTCCCTTGGACGACCCGGAGGCCCCGCCGCTGATCTTCGCCGGCGGACCCACCGCCACCGGTAACCCCGAGCCCTTCGCGCCGTTCTTCGATTTCCTGGCCCTGGGGGACGGCGAGGAACTGCTGCCCGAGATCGGCCTGGTGGTGGCCGAGGGTCGCGCTGCCGGCCTGGGCCGCCGGGCTCTGCTGCGGGACCTGGCCGAGGTGCCGGGGGTCTACGTCCCGTCCCTGTATGCGCCTGGGCCCGATGGGGTGAGCCTGCTGCCGCTGGAGCCCGGCCTGGCCCCCCGGATCCAGCGGCGCACCGCCACCCCCATGCCCCACTACGCCATGGGCCTGGTTCCCCACATCGAAACCGTCCACGACCGGCTCACCGTCGAGATCCGCCGTGGCTGCACCCGTGGCTGCCGCTTCTGCCAGCCGGGGATGCTGACGCGCCCGGCCCGGGATGTGGAGCCCGAGGCGGTCATCGAGGCGGTGGAGGAGGGCATGCTGCGCACCGGCTACAGCGACTTCTCCCTGCTGTCGCTCAGCTGCAGCGATTACCTGTCCCTGCCGGCGGTGGGGGTGGAGCTGCGCAACCGGCTGGCGGAGCACAACGTCAGTCTCACCCTGCCCAGCCAGCGGGTCGACCGTTTTGACGATTCCATCGCCCACATCCTTGGCGGCACCCGCCGGGCCGGGCTCACCTTCGCCCCCGAAGCCGGCACCCAGCGCCTGCGGGACATCGTCAACAAGGGGCTCACGGACGCCGAACTGCTGCGCGGCCTCCGCACCGCCATGGAGAACGGCTACACCCGGGTGAAGCTCTATTTCATGATCGGCCTGCCGGGCGAGACCGACGCCGATGTGCTCGGCATCGTCGACACCTGCCGCGCGTTGCAGCAGCAGTGCCGCGATCTGGGCCGGCTGCAGCTCAACCTGACGATCAGCAACTTCACCCCCAAGCCCCACACGCCGTTCCAGTGGCACAGCGTGTCGACGGCGGAATTCCGACGCCGGCAGCAGCTGCTGCGCGACGCCCTGCGGCCCCTGCGGGGCCTCAAGACCAACTTCACCGACGTTCGCCTGTCGGCGGTGGAGGACTTCGTGGGCCGCGGCGACCGGCGGCTGGCACCCGTGATCGAGGCGGCCTGGCGGGCGGGAGCCGGGCTGGATGCCTGGTTCGAATCGGCCGAGCGCACCCATGCCGCCTGGACCGGCGCCATCGAGGCGGCTGGCCTGGGGGGCTCCTACCGCGCCCTGGAGATGGGCGGCTGGAGTGCGGCGGAGGCCTTCGCCACCGGCGATCTCGAGGCCTTCTGCCGTCAGCCCCTCCCCTGGGACCACATCGATTCCGGCGTCGACAAGACCTGGCTGGCTGAGGACCTGCGTCGGGCCCTGGCGGCGGCGGTGGTGCCGGATTGTTCCTTCGAGGGCTGCAGCAGCTGCGGCGTCTGCGGCCCTGAGCTGGGCCACAACGTGGTGATCCCGGCGCCCCCTGTTCCGCCGCCGATCCCGCCACGGGCTCCTGCCAGCGAAAGGGTCTGCCGGCTGCGCTTCGGCTTCGCCAAGACCGGCTCCCTGGCCCTGATCAGCCACCTGGACACGCTGCGCCTGCTGGAGCGAGCCCTGCGGCGCAGCGGCCTGCCGGTGAGCTTCACGGGCGGATTCCACCCCCTGCCGCGGCTGCAGGTGGCGCTGCCCCTGCCCCTGGGGGTGGAGGGCCTGGGCGAGTGGCTCGACCTCGACTTCGCCGCCCCGATCGATCCGGAGACGGCCCGCCAGCGCCTGCAGGCGGAACTCAGCGACGAGCTGACCTTGCATTCGGTCCAGGCCGTGCCCCTGGCGACCCCTGGCCTGGCCCAGCAGATCCGCGCCGCCCACTGGCGGATGGCCCTGCTGCCGGCGCCCGGTCAGCCGGCTCCGGTGCCGTCCCAGTGGTCGGCCGCCATCGTTGCGCTGCTGGAGGCCACCACCCTGCCCTGGCAGGACCAGGACAAGAAGGGCCGCCCCCGCCAGCGGGACTGCCGCCCCTACCTGCTCGCCCTCCGGACGGTGCCTCAGGAGGACCAGTTGCCAGGAGGGGCGGGGTTGGTGCTGGATCTGGAGGCCGCCGTGGATCCCCAGGGCCGCAGCCTGCGTCCCGAACATCTGCGCCATTGGCTGGGTGCGTCGCTGGGCCTGCCCCTGGTGCTGGGGCCGGTCCAGCGCCGTTGCCTTCGGCTGGACGCATGCTAAGTTCGCCCTAGACAGATACAGGAATCACGGGGATCCTCCCCTTCGTCCTGCTCTGACCAGACGCTTCTGCAACAGGGATGCTTTCTAGAAGCTCCTCCGCGAAAGCGCGATTTAAGTCAACACTGCTTGGTTCGGTCTTCGTTGCTTCGCATCGGGAAGGGACGTCATCCCTTCCGCCACGCTGCCGGCCCGACGACGTCTTACTCCCTTCACAGGCCCCTGGTTTCAGGGGTCTGTACCAGGCAAACAGCCGACGCCATTGTTACCAGGGTCGTTCTGTTCCTCTCCAGTGGCTGCGCGACCGCCACGGTCGGCGTCCGATTCCTTCCCTCCACCTGCCCTCTGGCAGGGCTCCACTGAGCCCACCATCTCTTCCATGCCCCAGCAGATCGTCATCGCTGAGCAGTTGCGGATCGCCGCAGTGCTCAACGACGAACGCGTCGATGAACTGATCGTCGCCCAGGGTCGCTATCAGATCGGCGACGTCTACCTCGGCACCGTTGAAAACGTGTTGCCCGGGATCGATGCGGCGTTCGTCAACATCGGCGAAAGCGAGAAGAACGGCTTCATCCACATCACCGACCTCGGCCCGCTGCGCCTGAGGAAGGGAGGCGCCGGCATCACCGAGTTGCTCGAGCCCAGGCAGAAGGTGCTCGTCCAGGTGATGAAGGAGCCCACGGGCACCAAGGGGCCGCGGCTCACCGGCAATCTCTCCCTGCCGGGCCGCTTCCTGGTGCTCCAGCCCCATGGCCAGGGTGTCAACATTTCCCGGCGCATCAACGGTGAGAACGAGCGCAACCGGTTGCGGGCCCTTGGTGTGCTGATCAAGCCCCCTGGGGCCGGCCTGCTGATCCGCACCGAGGCCGAGGACGTCAGCGAAGACATGCTGATCGACGACCTCGAGGGTCTGCTGCGTCAGTGGGAGTCGATCCAGCAGGCCGCCGAGACGGCCTCGCCGCCGGTGCTGCTCAACCGCGACGAGGACTTCATCCACCGGGTGCTGCGCGATCTCTACAGCCCCGATGTGCTGCGGGTGGTCGTCGACAGCGCCGATGCGGTGGCGCGGGTCAACGCTTTCCTCGGCTCCGACCAGGCCAATCTCCTGGTGGAGCACCACGGCGAATCCACCGAGATCCTCGAGCACTACCGGGTCAACGCGGCCATTCGCGATGCCCTCAAGCCCCGGGTGGATCTCCCCTCCGGCGGCTACGTGATCATCGAGCCCACCGAGGCCCTGACGGTCATCGACGTCAACTCCGGATCGTTCACCCGTTCGGCCAACGCCCGCGAGACGGTGCTGTGGACCAACTGCGAGGCGGCGGTGGAGATCGCCCGCCAGCTGAAGCTGCGCAACATCGGCGGCGTGGTGATCATCGACTTCATCGACATGGAGTCCCGCCGCGACCAGTTGCAATTGCTGGAACACTTCACCCAGGCCTCCCGCGACGACACGGCCCGGCCCCAGATCGCCCAGCTCACCGAACTCGGCCTGGTGGAGCTGACCCGCAAACGCCAGGGTCAGAACATCTACGAACTGTTCGGCCGGGCCTGCCCCAGTTGTGGGGGCCTGGGCCATGTGGCCGTGCTTCCCGGCAAGGACACCCTTCAGCCCCTGGCCACGGTCTCCGGCCTGGTGCGCTCGGCGGCTTCGGCCCGGGCGGAAGTGGCCAGCCCCGCCACTGGGGGTGGTGAGGTCGGCGGCAGTGGCCGGAGGCGGCGTGGCGGTCGTGGCGGCCGCGGTTCCGACGGGGCTGAGGCCCCGGCGGCAAGTGGGTTCGCCGAGGGCGTTGGCAACGGTGTCGCCGCCGTGTCTGTCTCCCAGGAGACCCTCCCCTCCACCGATGCACCCCAGCGCCGCCAGGAGCCCGAAGTGCTGGCCGTGCCGATGGACGCGGAGCAGGAGCTGGTCTATGGCTGGATGGGCCTGAGTCCGGCGCTGTTGCTCGATCCGATCCCCTCGGGGGAGAGCCTGATGGTGCGTGTCGTCCGCCCGGACGCTGATCCGGAAGCCGTCATCGAGGAAGCCCGCCAGCAGCTGGCCGCCAGCGGCTCCCGTCGCCGCCGCCGCGGCAGGAACGGCGAAGGCCGCAGTGGTACCGGCGAAGCCTCGGAGCCTGCCGAGGTCTTCGACGCCCCCGACGTCTCCGTCGCCTCAGAGGTCCCCGAGCACCACGAGGAGATTCCCATCCTGGCGATCACACCGGCACCGTTCGAATCCGAAGCCGTCGCCGAGCCCGCTGAACGCGTCAGCGTGGCGCTGCCCAGCCGTCGTTCCCCTGGCAGGGCCACACCGGTCGCGGCCCCGGTTCCGGTGGCGGCCGAGGCGGCCACCAGTGAGGCCAGCGAACCGCGTCGTCGCCGGCGCCGTTCCTCTGCCTCGGACTGATCCGCACGGTCCTGACGCCCTCGGGAGCCCCGAGGCGTCGGTCTGGGGAGGGCTCGATCCCTCCTCCTGCGCCGGGGTCGACGAAGTCGGCCGGGGCAGCCTGTTTGGGCCTGTGTTCGCGGCGGCCGTGGTGCTGCCGGCGGCGGCCCTCGCTCCCCTGGTGGCGGCAGGTCTGAACGACAGCAAGAGACTGTCTGCCAGACGCCGGCAGGCCCTGGTTCCCCTGCTGCGCCAGCACGCGCTGGCCTGGGCCCTGGGGCAGGCCAGCGCCAGTGAAATCGACCGCTGGGGTCTGCGCCTGGCCACCGAATGGGCGATGCTGCGGGCGTTGCAGCGGCTGCCCCGGCCGCCCCTGCTGCTGCTGGTGGATGGGGTGCTGCCCCTGAGGCCGTGGCCCGGACCCCAGACCGCCCTGGTGCGGGGTGATGGTCGCTGCGCGGCGATCGCCGCCGCCAGCGTGCTGGCCAAGCAGGAACGGGATGCCCTGCTGGCCCGACTGGCCCTGCGCCATCCCGGCTACGGACTGGAGCGCCATGCCGGCTATGGGACGCTCCAGCACCGGCAGGCGATCCTGCGGCTGGGTCCCACCCCCCTGCACCGCCGCAGTTTCCTCAGCTCGATCGGCACCAGCGCTGGAAGTCCCCCAGCAACTGCTGACTCACCCGGGTCCTGATGCCCAGCAGGATGCCGCCGAGCACCGAGCGGCCCGTGGCCTCCAGCACCTTCGGGGGGATCAGTTGCAGCAGGGTGGGGCGGCTCACGGTCACCGAAAGACTGGCTTCGCCGGTGAGGCCGCCGTCGGCCGCGGCAAGCCAGGAGCAGAGGCCAAGGCGGAAATCCTCCACCAGTCCCAGCCCCTCGAGCTGGCAGTCGACGGCCTCCAGCTCCAGCCGCCCGTTGCGGCGCACGACCTGCAGCTCCACCACGGGCTGGATCCGGAGCTGGAACACCTTCACCTGGCTCACCGTGTAGCGGTAGCGGCCCGGGCCGAGCGGTTCGAGCTGCTTCGGGTCAAGCAGGGCCTGCACCACCCGTTGCTCGTCGTCCAGGTAGGCGGGCAAGCGATCCGCTTCACTGACCACTGGAAGGTCAAGTTGCTGGCTGGCGCTGAAGGCCAGAGACATGGCCTGCGGGCCGGCAGGCCATGATCCTACCGATCACCCCAGACCGCCCCCCGCCATGCGCCTTGCCTTTCTCGGTCCCGTCGGCACTTACGGCGAGCAGGCGGCGCAGCGACTGGCGGGCCTGGAGGGCCTGGAAGGCGTCGCGTTCGTGCCCCAGCAGGGTATCCGCGCTGTGATCCGGGCCCTGGCCGAAGGGGATTGCGAACTGGCGGTGGTGCCGGTGGAGAACTCCGTCGAGGGGGGTGTCACCAGCTGTCTGGATGCCCTTTGGGAGCACCCGGACCTGGCGGTGGCCCGGGCCCTGGTGTTGCCCATCCGCCATGCGCTGCTGGGCAGTGGTCCGCTGGAGGGGATCAGTGAGGTGCTCTCCCACCCCCAGGCCCTGGCCCAGTGCAGCCTGTGGCTGGGGGAACAGCTGCCCCAGGCGTTGCAGCTGCCCACCAGTTCCACCGCCGAGGCGGCGCGGCTGGTGCGGGGCAGCCGCTTCCGGGGCGCCATCGCGTCGCTGGAGGCGGCCGCCGAGCACGGCCTGGAGGTGCTGGCCTACCCGATCAATGACGTACCTGGCAACTGCACCCGCTTCCTGCTCCTTCGGCGCGGGGAACGCTCCCAACGGGGTCCCTACGCCAGCCTCGCGTTCTCGCTCCACTCCAACCGCCCCGGGGCCCTGTTGGAGTCGCTGGGCTGTTTCGCCCGGCAGGGGCTGAACATGAGCCGCATCGAGTCGCGCCCCTCGAAGCGGGAAATGGGCGAGTACATCTTCTTCGTCGATCTTGAACTGCCCGAGGGTGCCGCCCCGCTGGAGGGGGCGATCGCCGATCTGACCCCCCTCTGTGAACACCTGGCCCTGTTCGGTGCCTACCCCCTCAGCAACCTCGCCGCCGAAGAGAAGACGCCCTGACCGCTGGGGCTTGGTCAGCATCGCTGGGCGGCAAGGGGCCGCGGAAGACGCCGAACTGCATCAGACCGGTGCGGAAGGCCCAGTCCATCAACAGCAGTGTCGGGGTTTCCCGCAGGCCCTGAACCACGGCCCGCGGCCCCAGACCCAGCACCGCCCCGGGGCGGCGCACCCCCTCAACGATGGAATCCACCCATGAAGGCAGGGTGGCCGCGGTCCAGTCCGCGGTGCTGATCGGCTGGCCGCGGTTCCAGGGGCTGGTCTCGAGGTTCCTCCTCAGGGAAGGAATGCTGGCGAATTCCGGATGGGCCCACTGGTCGAGCAGCTGGCGCATCACCCAGCGCTCCAGCCGGTTCATGGGGGCGACGGCCGGATCGCGGCGGTTCCAGTCGGCCACCGCCAGGCAGCCCCCCGGCCGCAGCACTCGCAGCATCTCATCGGCGTAGCGTTGCTTGTCGGGCATGTGGGGGCCGGCCTCCACGCTCCAGACCGCGTCAAAGCCCGCATCAGCCGCTCCGTCCGGCAGATCCAGGGCCAGGGCGTCCATGACGGCGAAGCGGCAGTCCGGCAGGTCGGCGGGTGTGAGCTCCCGTGCCCTGGCGATCTGGGCCGGACTGATGCTGATGCCCAGCACCTCGAAGCCGTAGTCCCGAGCCAGGATCCGGGCGCTGCCGCCGATGCCGCAGCCCACATCCAGCACCCGGCTGCCGGGGGGCAGACGGTCGAGGCCGCTCCAGCGGGCCAGTTCGTGCACAAAGGCGGCCTTGGCGGCCCGGAAATCCCGCGGTTCGGGAGGATCGCCGTAATGCCCCAGATGCACGTGCTCGCCCCACAGACGCTCCAGCAGGCGGTCGTCCGTCCAGCGGTCGTAGGCGGCGGCAACGCTGGCCGGTGACAGGTAGGTCCTTGAGCGGCGCTGCCAGAGCAGGGCCACCAGGACCGCAACAAGCACACCCCCCATCACCAGGAGGGGCAGCAGGACGCCGCCCGGGAACAGACTCGCCATGGTTCAGGCCTCGTTGTCGTCGTCGCCGAGGTTGGAGAAGGTGTCCTTGAGGACGGTGCGGGCCGCCAGTTGCCGCCGGGTCTGGTCCAGCAGTTCGTATTCCTGGCGCAGGCGTTCGCCGGTGTCGGTGATCTCCAGCAGGGCCTGCTGGTGATCGGCCACCGGCCCGCCGAGGTGGGCGCCGATCCAGAAGGAGAGTTCCCGCGGCAGATCAGGCAGGTCGGCGGGCAGCGACGAGGGCTTGCCGATCAGCTTGCCGGTGAGGTCGACGACGTCCCTGAGGGCCCGGGTGACCGTGCTGGTGAGCGTCTCGAGCTCCTCGTGGCTCTCGCTCACGGTGTCCTCGATCCAGCTGACCATGCCCACCCGGAAGGGCGTATCGCGCACGATGTCGAGGACCCGGAAGCGCTGCTGGCCCATCGTGACGATGTTGCTGCGGTCGTCGTCCTGGACCTGGCAGTGGAGGATCTCGGCGCAACAGCCCACTTCCGCCATGCGTTTGCTCTGGGGGTCCCAGCGCACCACGCCAAAGCGCCGATCCTCGGACATCGCCGTGCGCAGCATCATGCGATACCGCGGCTCAAAGATGTGAAGAGGCAACACCTCCTGGGGGAAGAGCACCACATCAGGCAGGGGAAACAGGGGCAATTCCCTGACGGCCAGATCAGTCACGCGCAGATGTTGCCGCTGGCGGCAGGGGGAAAGGGGCGATCGGGGGTCGGCAACGAACGGATCAACCAGAGCATCTCAAGTTTGAATCGATCCTAGAAACACCGACCCGCCGGGCGATGGCCGCATGGCCCCATCACCATCAGAGCTTGACCTCGATGTCCACACCACTGGGCAGGTCGAGCTTCATCAGGGCGTCGATGGTCTTGGAGCTGGGGCTGTAGATGTCGATGATCCGGCGATGGGTGCGGGTCTCGAAGTGCTCACGGGAATCCTTGTCGACGTGAGGCGAGCGCAGCACGCAGTAGATCTTGCGCTTGGTGGGCAGGGGGATCGGACCGATCGCCGTGGCAGCGGTGTGATCGGCAGTCTCGATGATTTTTTCGCAGGAGAGATCCAGCATGCGGCGATCGAAGGCCTTCAGGCGGATGCGGATCTTCTGCTGGGGGATGGAAGCGGTCATCGGAAGGGAAGCGCGGGCGAAGGTCGGCGGCAGCGCCGCTGAAACGGATTGTCGAGGTGCACGGGGAACCGGTGGTTCCGAAAGGGGGAGCTTCTCTCAGGAGATGCTCCCCCCAGAAGGCTAGATCAGCCTCACAGAACGATCTTGGAGACCACGCCAGCACCGATGGTGCGGCCGCCCTCGCGGATGGCGAAGCGCATGCCCTGCTCGATGGCGACCGGGCAGATCAGCTCGGCGCTCATCTTGATGCGGTCGCCGGGCATCACCATCTCGACGTTGGTGCCGTCATCGGCGGTGAAGGCCGTGATCTGGCCCGTCACGTCGGTGGTGCGGATGTAGAACTGCGGGCGGTAGCCGGCGAAGAAGGGGGTGTGACGACCACCCTCTTCCTTCTTGAGCACGTAGACCTCACCTTCGAACTTGGTGTGGGGCTTGATGGAGTTGGGCTTCACCAGCACCATGCCACGCTCGATGTCCTCTTTCTGGACGCCGCGCAGAAGCAGACCGACGTTGTCGCCGGCCATGCCCTCGTCGAGCAGCTTGCGGAACATCTCCACGCCGGTGACGGTGGTTTCGCGCGTGTCGCGAATACCAACGATCTGGACGGTTTCACCGACTTTCACCTTGCCGCGCTCGATACGGCCGGTGGCGACGGTGCCGCGGCCGGTGATCGAAAAGACGTCTTCGACGGCCATCAGGAAGGGCTTGTCGATCTCACGCTCGGGCTCGGGGATCGCCTCGTCAACGGCATCCATGAGGTCGAGGATTTTGTCGACCCACTCGTCTTCGCCACGGACGGCTTTCTTGCCGGCCTGGATGTACTCAAGGGCCTTGAGGGCGGAACCGGCGATCACGGGGATGTCGTCGCCAGGGAAGTCGTAGCTGCTGAGCAGCTCGCGCATCTCCAGTTCGACGAGCTCGAGGATTTCCTCGTCGTCGACCATGTCCTTCTTGTTCAGGAACACCACCAGCGCGGGCACGCCCACCTGCTTGGCCAGGAGGATGTGCTCCTTGGTCTGGGCCATGGGGCCGTCGGTGGCGGCCACCACCAGGATGGCGCCGTCCATCTGGGCGGCACCGGTGATCATGTTCTTGACGTAGTCAGCGTGACCGGGGCAGTCGACGTGGGCGTAGTGACGCTTGTTGGTCTCGTACTCGACGTGAGCTGTGTTGATCGTGATCCCCCGCTCCTTCTCTTCAGGGGCGCCGTCGATCTCGTCGTAGGCCTGGGCCTTGGCCATGCCCTGTGACGCCAGCACGTTGGTGATGGCGGCGGTGAGGGTGGTCTTGCCGTGGTCAACGTGACCGATGGTGCCGATGTTGACGTGAGGCTTGTTCCTCTCGAACTTCTCGCGTGCCATGGAAGGAAAGAATCGGGGGGGTGGGTTGGATGGAAGGAAAGATCAGGAATTGCCCTGATTCTTGGAGATGATGGCTTCCGCCACATTGCGAGGGACTTCCTCGTAATGGCTGAACTCCATCGAGAAGATACCCCGACCCTGGGTCATGGATCGGAGCTGGGTGGCGTAGCCGAACATTTCGGCCAGAGGCACTTTGGACTGGACTTTGGACTGTCCGTTGTCGACGGACTGTCCTTCGACCTGACCGCGGCGGGAGGAAAGGTCGCCGATGACCGAACCGAGGTAATCCTCGGGGACCTCGACCTCAACCTTCATCATCGGCTCAAGCAGTACGGGATTGCACTTCTTGACGCCATCTTTGAAGGCCAAGGAACCGGCGATCTTGAACGCCATCTCCGAAGAGTCGACGTCGTGATAGGAGCCGTCCACCATGGTGACCCGGACATCGATCATGGGGAAACCGGCAATCACACCGGACTGGCAGGTTTCCTTCATGCCGGCTTCCGCCGGACCGATGTACTCCTTGGGAACAATGCCGCCAACAATCTTGTTGACGAACTCGAACCCTGAACCCGGCTCGCCGGGCTGCATTTCGATCACCACGTGGCCGTACTGGCCCTTGCCTCCCGTCTGGCGGGCGAACTTGCCCTCACCCTTGGCACTGCCGCGGATGGTTTCCCGATAGGACACCTGGGGGGCACCGATGTTGGCCTCCACCTTGAACTCCCGCAGCATGCGGTCGACCAGGATCTCCAGGTGCAGTTCGCCCATGCCGGCGATCACGGTCTGGTTGGTTTCCGGATCAGTGGAGACCCGGAAGGTGGGGTCTTCCTCGGAGAGGGACTGAAGGGCCTTGCCGAGTTTCTCCATGTCGCCCTTGGTCTTGGGCTCCACGGCCACGGAGATCACCGGTTCGGGGATGAACAGGGATTCCAGAATGATCGGGTCGGAGTCGACGCAGAGCGTGTCGCCCGTGGTGGTGTCCTTGAGGCCGAGCACGGCGCCCAGGTCGCCGGCCCGCAGTTCGTCCACCTCCTCGCGTTCATCGGCCTTGAGCAGGATCAGGCGTGAGATGCGCTCTTTTTTGT
This portion of the Cyanobium sp. AMD-g genome encodes:
- a CDS encoding Rne/Rng family ribonuclease; translation: MPQQIVIAEQLRIAAVLNDERVDELIVAQGRYQIGDVYLGTVENVLPGIDAAFVNIGESEKNGFIHITDLGPLRLRKGGAGITELLEPRQKVLVQVMKEPTGTKGPRLTGNLSLPGRFLVLQPHGQGVNISRRINGENERNRLRALGVLIKPPGAGLLIRTEAEDVSEDMLIDDLEGLLRQWESIQQAAETASPPVLLNRDEDFIHRVLRDLYSPDVLRVVVDSADAVARVNAFLGSDQANLLVEHHGESTEILEHYRVNAAIRDALKPRVDLPSGGYVIIEPTEALTVIDVNSGSFTRSANARETVLWTNCEAAVEIARQLKLRNIGGVVIIDFIDMESRRDQLQLLEHFTQASRDDTARPQIAQLTELGLVELTRKRQGQNIYELFGRACPSCGGLGHVAVLPGKDTLQPLATVSGLVRSAASARAEVASPATGGGEVGGSGRRRRGGRGGRGSDGAEAPAASGFAEGVGNGVAAVSVSQETLPSTDAPQRRQEPEVLAVPMDAEQELVYGWMGLSPALLLDPIPSGESLMVRVVRPDADPEAVIEEARQQLAASGSRRRRRGRNGEGRSGTGEASEPAEVFDAPDVSVASEVPEHHEEIPILAITPAPFESEAVAEPAERVSVALPSRRSPGRATPVAAPVPVAAEAATSEASEPRRRRRRSSASD
- a CDS encoding ribonuclease HII; protein product: MPRTDPHGPDALGSPEASVWGGLDPSSCAGVDEVGRGSLFGPVFAAAVVLPAAALAPLVAAGLNDSKRLSARRRQALVPLLRQHALAWALGQASASEIDRWGLRLATEWAMLRALQRLPRPPLLLLVDGVLPLRPWPGPQTALVRGDGRCAAIAAASVLAKQERDALLARLALRHPGYGLERHAGYGTLQHRQAILRLGPTPLHRRSFLSSIGTSAGSPPATADSPGS
- a CDS encoding DUF1997 domain-containing protein; this translates as MSLAFSASQQLDLPVVSEADRLPAYLDDEQRVVQALLDPKQLEPLGPGRYRYTVSQVKVFQLRIQPVVELQVVRRNGRLELEAVDCQLEGLGLVEDFRLGLCSWLAAADGGLTGEASLSVTVSRPTLLQLIPPKVLEATGRSVLGGILLGIRTRVSQQLLGDFQRWCRSS
- the pheA gene encoding prephenate dehydratase — its product is MRLAFLGPVGTYGEQAAQRLAGLEGLEGVAFVPQQGIRAVIRALAEGDCELAVVPVENSVEGGVTSCLDALWEHPDLAVARALVLPIRHALLGSGPLEGISEVLSHPQALAQCSLWLGEQLPQALQLPTSSTAEAARLVRGSRFRGAIASLEAAAEHGLEVLAYPINDVPGNCTRFLLLRRGERSQRGPYASLAFSLHSNRPGALLESLGCFARQGLNMSRIESRPSKREMGEYIFFVDLELPEGAAPLEGAIADLTPLCEHLALFGAYPLSNLAAEEKTP
- a CDS encoding methyltransferase domain-containing protein; protein product: MGGVLVAVLVALLWQRRSRTYLSPASVAAAYDRWTDDRLLERLWGEHVHLGHYGDPPEPRDFRAAKAAFVHELARWSGLDRLPPGSRVLDVGCGIGGSARILARDYGFEVLGISISPAQIARARELTPADLPDCRFAVMDALALDLPDGAADAGFDAVWSVEAGPHMPDKQRYADEMLRVLRPGGCLAVADWNRRDPAVAPMNRLERWVMRQLLDQWAHPEFASIPSLRRNLETSPWNRGQPISTADWTAATLPSWVDSIVEGVRRPGAVLGLGPRAVVQGLRETPTLLLMDWAFRTGLMQFGVFRGPLPPSDADQAPAVRASSLRRRGC
- a CDS encoding LON peptidase substrate-binding domain-containing protein; the encoded protein is MTDLAVRELPLFPLPDVVLFPQEVLPLHIFEPRYRMMLRTAMSEDRRFGVVRWDPQSKRMAEVGCCAEILHCQVQDDDRSNIVTMGQQRFRVLDIVRDTPFRVGMVSWIEDTVSESHEELETLTSTVTRALRDVVDLTGKLIGKPSSLPADLPDLPRELSFWIGAHLGGPVADHQQALLEITDTGERLRQEYELLDQTRRQLAARTVLKDTFSNLGDDDNEA